A genomic window from Prochlorococcus sp. RS04 includes:
- a CDS encoding DUF4332 domain-containing protein, with protein MESKTFLDFLPTNFRHEKSFFIQNNLTDFEKLSNLSDLDINQIQRKSSLCTLNNLKKIRAIAIFKKEIGISPPQAYLLLHCGISSIKSLSLSTPYELERKIGRLERSLRVKTETDITFILLKEWIKKASQNDKSIGNLG; from the coding sequence ATGGAAAGTAAAACTTTTTTAGATTTTTTGCCAACTAATTTTAGACATGAGAAATCTTTTTTTATTCAAAATAATCTAACTGACTTTGAAAAATTAAGTAATCTTTCGGACTTAGATATAAATCAGATTCAAAGAAAATCCTCACTATGTACATTGAATAATCTAAAGAAAATTAGAGCTATAGCTATTTTTAAAAAAGAAATTGGAATTTCTCCGCCGCAAGCATATCTTCTTTTACATTGCGGAATATCTTCTATAAAATCATTATCACTATCTACTCCTTACGAATTAGAACGCAAAATTGGTAGATTAGAAAGAAGTCTTAGAGTAAAAACTGAGACAGATATAACATTTATTCTCTTAAAAGAATGGATCAAAAAAGCTAGTCAAAACGACAAATCTATTGGAAATCTTGGATAA
- a CDS encoding DUF2518 family protein: MSFFELLENTPKFFGFFGIFLFICTIAAFIFNFGFKFRIIGATIFSLLLSLSSWAFIQSYSENVEIEGAKYVPIVYDNGFDLIIAKADDEFPEESIEPTLEQLSENLRKGSRSGANVKIKIRKLEKISDGISKPVVIGEVNKNVKMN; this comes from the coding sequence ATGTCTTTTTTTGAACTATTAGAGAACACACCCAAATTTTTTGGATTCTTTGGAATATTTCTTTTCATTTGCACAATAGCAGCTTTTATATTTAATTTTGGTTTTAAATTTAGAATAATTGGAGCAACTATCTTTTCATTGTTGCTTTCTTTGAGTAGTTGGGCATTTATACAAAGTTACTCCGAAAACGTTGAAATAGAAGGTGCAAAATATGTTCCAATTGTTTATGACAATGGGTTCGATTTGATTATTGCTAAAGCAGATGATGAATTTCCAGAAGAATCTATCGAACCAACTTTAGAACAATTATCGGAAAACTTAAGGAAAGGTAGCAGATCTGGTGCGAATGTAAAAATCAAGATAAGAAAACTTGAAAAAATTTCAGATGGTATAAGTAAACCAGTGGTTATAGGAGAAGTTAATAAAAATGTCAAAATGAATTAG